AGAGCCGCAACTTCAGGACCCAGTTCGCCCCGGAAATCGCCATGAGCCTCGTGGAGAACTACCGGCACGTCCAGGACGCGATGAAGCCCCTGGCGGAGAAAAACGCCCGGCAAGCCCACGACGTGAGCCAGGGAGCACTGCGGACGGCGGCCGAAGCCAACACGTTGATGCTGGCGACAGCCGCGGCCGGGCTCGTGCTCGCCGTCGCCTTCAACCTTTGGGTCGGAGGCCGCTTGCAGCGCCCCATCCGGGCCATCGCAGCGGGACTCCAGCGCCGGGCCGAGGGCGATTTGGCCTTCGAACTGGGAGACTTCGGCAGGGACGAACTGGGCGCTGCGGCCAGGGCGTTCAACGAATCGGGCCGCAGCTTGAGCCGTCTCGTGCGGCAGGTGCTGAACGCGGCGCAGCAGTTCTCCGCCGAAAGCCAGAGGCTCGCAGCCAGCGCCACGGAGGTGGGCGAGTCGGCGCAGCAGGTGGCGGCGGTGGTCGACCAGATGGCGAAGGGGGCGGACGAGCAGGCAAGGGTCGCCACCGAGACCGGCAAGGGTGCCGCGGCCATGCAGCAGGTGGTGGATAGGGTCGTGCAGGCGGTTAAGCGCCTGCGGGAGCAGGCCTCGGACGTCGAGGCCAAGTCCCGTTCCGGCGGCCAGTCCATGGAACGGGTCGCCGCCCAGATGAGCCGGATTACGGCCGCCGTGCAGAGTTCGTCAGACTCCATCCAGGAACTGGGGCAGCACTCGCGCCGCATCAACGAGATTCTCGGTGTGATCACCGGCATCGCGGACCAGACCAACCTGCTCGCGCTCAACGCCGCCATCGAGGCCGCACGCGCTGGCCAGCAGGGACGGGGCTTCGCCGTGGTCGCCGAGGAGGTGCGCAAGCTCGCCGACCAGTCGCGCGTCGCCGCCGACCAGATTGCCGAGCTGCTCGGCCGCATCCAGGCCGGCACCGGCCGCGCGATCAAGGAC
The genomic region above belongs to Bacillota bacterium and contains:
- a CDS encoding HAMP domain-containing methyl-accepting chemotaxis protein — protein: SRNFRTQFAPEIAMSLVENYRHVQDAMKPLAEKNARQAHDVSQGALRTAAEANTLMLATAAAGLVLAVAFNLWVGGRLQRPIRAIAAGLQRRAEGDLAFELGDFGRDELGAAARAFNESGRSLSRLVRQVLNAAQQFSAESQRLAASATEVGESAQQVAAVVDQMAKGADEQARVATETGKGAAAMQQVVDRVVQAVKRLREQASDVEAKSRSGGQSMERVAAQMSRITAAVQSSSDSIQELGQHSRRINEILGVITGIADQTNLLALNAAIEAARAGQQGRGFAVVAEEVRKLADQSRVAADQIAELLGRIQAGTGRAIKDMEQAGNEAKAGVSVVEESGTAFWAMLTTAQQAIAEIGNVAEAASQLAEASGTVVRAVESMAAATEETASGTEEISSSTQQQSGAVSQIAEAARELAGQARALEQAFSVFRLAE